The following proteins are encoded in a genomic region of Sesamum indicum cultivar Zhongzhi No. 13 linkage group LG8, S_indicum_v1.0, whole genome shotgun sequence:
- the LOC105168113 gene encoding auxin-responsive protein SAUR71-like, protein MKKLMRRLSKVADSSQYRLLRSESRGSARPILSVSFRKRSGGVPGGHLPVYVGEEMERFVVSAELLNHPIFVKLLNKSAQEYGYEQKGVLRIPCHVFLFERVLETLRIGGEARDLQEILNTLCDEL, encoded by the coding sequence ATGAAGAAGCTCATGAGGAGACTATCCAAAGTTGCTGATTCTTCGCAGTACCGCCTGCTGAGGTCCGAATCTAGGGGGTCGGCGAGGCCGATCCTATCGGTGTCGTTCAGGAAGAGGTCCGGCGGCGTTCCGGGGGGACACTTGCCGGTGTATGTCGGCGAGGAGATGGAGAGGTTCGTCGTGAGTGCCGAGTTGCTAAACCACCCGATCTTCGTGAAGCTGCTGAACAAATCGGCGCAGGAGTACGGTTACGAGCAGAAAGGTGTGTTGCGGATCCCCTGCCACGTTTTCCTCTTCGAGCGCGTGCTTGAGACGCTCCGCATCGGCGGCGAGGCTCGTGACTTGCAGGAAATCCTCAACACGCTGTGCGATGAGTTGTGA